In Aerococcus loyolae, a genomic segment contains:
- a CDS encoding IS30 family transposase, translating to MKHSNTKPRSYTHLSAEKRGIIQAMHQEGHKQKEIADAVGVNQCTISRELKRGKTRQMNYDHTYVDVYLAETGSRVYKDNRSNSKARGALYGKSNFIKAFEEALLTPKEDRIFSVDTFIHDYRRKHPLERVPCTKTMYKYINLGLLNVRNIDLPMKTRIRPRKQPSEPRGTNKKVFGKSIDQRCPDVLSREEFGHWELDLVIGKKTKGEPCLITLVERKTRKFLTKKTWKWDADSIVKSVKKVILKEGQACFKTLTTDNGSEFSKLSQLEYALKDLEVFFAHAYSAWEKGSNERHNRMLREFLPKGTSFKKLTYQELAHYTNTINNRFRKVLDYQTPNDCYNLEVAKLQETLKEAG from the coding sequence ATGAAACATTCTAACACGAAACCTAGATCATATACACACCTTTCTGCAGAAAAACGCGGAATTATCCAAGCAATGCACCAAGAAGGACATAAACAGAAAGAGATTGCTGACGCCGTTGGCGTCAATCAATGCACCATATCTCGTGAACTAAAACGTGGAAAAACACGTCAAATGAACTATGATCATACCTACGTTGATGTCTATCTTGCAGAAACTGGCTCGCGTGTTTATAAAGATAATCGGTCAAATTCTAAAGCCAGAGGCGCTTTGTATGGAAAATCTAACTTCATTAAAGCCTTTGAGGAAGCCTTACTGACACCTAAAGAAGACCGTATTTTCAGTGTTGATACGTTTATTCATGATTACCGCAGAAAACACCCTTTAGAAAGAGTTCCTTGCACCAAAACCATGTATAAATATATCAATCTTGGTTTATTAAATGTGAGGAATATTGATCTTCCTATGAAAACAAGGATTCGTCCAAGAAAACAACCTAGTGAACCGCGTGGGACGAATAAAAAGGTATTTGGAAAAAGCATTGATCAGCGATGCCCAGACGTCCTTTCAAGAGAAGAATTTGGTCACTGGGAGCTTGACCTCGTGATAGGAAAGAAGACTAAAGGAGAGCCATGTCTTATTACTCTAGTTGAACGGAAAACGCGAAAATTCCTCACCAAGAAGACTTGGAAGTGGGATGCAGATTCCATTGTAAAATCGGTTAAAAAGGTGATTCTTAAAGAGGGTCAAGCGTGTTTTAAAACCTTAACGACCGATAACGGCAGTGAATTTTCTAAACTATCTCAGCTTGAGTATGCTCTGAAGGATTTGGAAGTCTTTTTCGCCCATGCCTATTCAGCTTGGGAAAAAGGCAGTAATGAGAGACATAATCGCATGTTAAGAGAATTCTTGCCCAAAGGGACAAGCTTTAAAAAGCTGACATACCAGGAACTCGCACACTATACGAATACAATAAATAATCGCTTTAGAAAGGTCTTAGATTATCAAACCCCTAACGACTGTTATAACCTAGAAGTTGCGAAACTTCAGGAAACGCTTAAAGAAGCAGGCTAA
- a CDS encoding polysaccharide biosynthesis protein, whose amino-acid sequence MKLTRRRKQATIILSDALSVLLSASLSVYLIQFYVHNNLFQYATIASIYLLVYLLVSFKQHSFSGIIRFFNFSDARQLVLANVIAGAVAFITGTMVFSRVSNRYSFLLLFFATAFMLLARMLWRTYVDEKNHVRAKTQSDAPRLLLVGAGDAGNLFIESFAKAGDRFSIVGLVDDDPNKQDVYLRGYPVLGQIDQIPEIIKAKRVDQITITAPSLPSEKVEEVIRLANEKDVSVKQMPEVEKVMAGDLQVAMRDIEINDLLGREEIELDDQAAIDTIGGKTILVTGAGGSIGSEICRQLLKFGPAKLLLLGHGENSIYLIDRELNQLNQSGVQIVPIIADIQDREHINDLIKFYQPNIIYHAAAHKHVPLMEYNPTEAVKNNIYGTYNVARAAEDNGVERFVMISTDKANNPPNVMGATKRIAEMIVTGLNENSQCTFSAVRFGNVLGSRGSVIPLFKKQIAAGGPVTVTHPDMRRYFMTIPEASRLVIQASALAEGGELFILNMGKEVYIKDLARKMITLSGYSEDEIEIQYVGMRPGEKLYETLLLDDETTDRKVDDKIFVGKVHNKSLKEIRDFVEGLDLSGHDDKLSEKLTTFVHRDVEEE is encoded by the coding sequence ATGAAATTAACCCGAAGAAGGAAGCAGGCAACGATCATCTTAAGTGATGCCCTTAGTGTTTTGCTAAGTGCGAGCTTGTCGGTCTATTTGATCCAGTTCTACGTCCATAATAATTTATTCCAATACGCGACCATAGCCAGCATCTACCTACTGGTCTATTTATTAGTCTCTTTCAAGCAGCATAGTTTCTCAGGAATTATCCGTTTCTTTAACTTCTCGGATGCTAGGCAGCTAGTTTTAGCTAATGTTATCGCCGGGGCGGTAGCTTTTATTACTGGCACCATGGTATTCAGCCGGGTAAGTAACCGTTACAGTTTCCTCTTATTATTCTTTGCGACTGCCTTTATGTTATTGGCACGGATGTTGTGGCGGACCTATGTCGACGAAAAGAACCACGTCAGAGCCAAAACCCAAAGTGATGCGCCACGTTTATTATTAGTTGGTGCTGGCGACGCTGGTAACTTATTCATTGAAAGTTTCGCCAAGGCCGGTGACCGCTTCTCCATTGTCGGGTTAGTCGATGATGACCCTAACAAGCAGGATGTTTACTTACGGGGTTATCCCGTCTTAGGGCAAATCGACCAAATTCCAGAGATAATCAAGGCTAAACGAGTGGATCAAATTACCATTACCGCGCCATCTCTTCCTTCTGAAAAGGTGGAAGAAGTAATCCGCTTGGCCAATGAGAAAGACGTTTCAGTCAAGCAAATGCCGGAAGTGGAAAAAGTCATGGCGGGTGACCTCCAAGTCGCTATGCGTGATATTGAAATCAACGACCTCTTAGGAAGAGAAGAAATTGAACTCGATGACCAAGCGGCCATTGATACCATCGGTGGGAAAACCATATTGGTGACTGGAGCAGGGGGCTCGATTGGTTCAGAAATCTGCCGGCAACTGCTTAAATTTGGCCCAGCTAAGTTACTCTTACTGGGACATGGCGAAAATTCGATCTACCTCATTGACCGAGAACTCAACCAATTGAACCAAAGTGGGGTTCAGATTGTCCCCATTATTGCCGATATCCAAGACCGCGAACATATTAATGACTTAATCAAATTTTACCAACCCAATATTATCTACCACGCCGCGGCTCATAAGCATGTGCCCTTGATGGAATATAATCCTACTGAAGCGGTGAAGAATAATATCTATGGAACCTATAATGTAGCTCGAGCAGCGGAAGATAATGGCGTGGAACGCTTTGTTATGATTTCCACCGACAAGGCCAATAATCCACCTAATGTCATGGGAGCGACCAAGCGGATTGCCGAAATGATCGTCACTGGTCTCAATGAAAACAGCCAATGTACCTTTTCTGCTGTGCGCTTTGGCAATGTCTTAGGTAGCCGGGGCTCTGTTATCCCGCTCTTCAAGAAGCAAATTGCCGCTGGTGGTCCCGTTACGGTGACCCATCCAGACATGCGACGTTACTTCATGACCATCCCAGAGGCTAGCCGTTTGGTTATTCAAGCCAGCGCTCTGGCTGAAGGTGGGGAATTATTTATCCTTAACATGGGGAAGGAAGTCTATATCAAAGACCTGGCTCGTAAGATGATTACCCTTAGTGGCTACAGTGAGGATGAAATTGAAATCCAATATGTCGGCATGCGTCCGGGTGAAAAACTCTATGAAACCCTGCTCTTGGATGATGAAACCACTGACCGTAAAGTCGATGACAAGATCTTTGTGGGCAAAGTCCATAACAAGAGCTTGAAGGAAATCAGAGACTTTGTGGAAGGTTTAGACCTTAGTGGTCATGATGACAAGTTAAGTGAAAAATTGACCACCTTTGTGCACCGTGATGTTGAAGAAGAGTAA
- a CDS encoding NAD-dependent epimerase/dehydratase family protein — MKKILVTGKHSYIGNQFERWLKQWSEDYEVVKGSLRNGSWRQSDWSIYDAILHVAGIAHNSSDPKLEDLYYEVNRDLTIEAAKKAKAEGVGQFIFMSSIIVFGSKVSKITKDTPTNPDNFYGDSKLQAEAGLRELGEDQFKVAIVRPPMVYGPGSKGNFPKLVKLAKITPIFPDYDNKRSMIYVDNLMAELQAIVDKKLSGYFHPQNREYTCTSQMVYRISKLTNHRILKPQFMNPLITKMIKQETLNKVFGDLYYDEMMNNRTQNVSLEISIKLSLRDKE, encoded by the coding sequence ATGAAGAAAATCCTAGTGACGGGAAAACATTCTTATATCGGAAACCAATTTGAGCGATGGTTAAAACAATGGTCGGAAGACTATGAAGTCGTCAAAGGAAGTCTTCGAAATGGATCTTGGCGGCAAAGTGATTGGTCAATTTATGATGCGATCTTGCATGTGGCAGGAATTGCTCATAACTCCTCCGATCCAAAATTGGAAGACCTATACTATGAAGTCAATCGAGATCTCACCATTGAAGCAGCAAAGAAAGCAAAAGCAGAAGGCGTCGGTCAATTTATCTTTATGAGTTCCATTATAGTTTTTGGTTCTAAGGTAAGTAAGATTACAAAAGATACGCCAACCAATCCTGATAATTTCTATGGGGATAGTAAATTACAAGCAGAAGCAGGTTTGCGAGAATTAGGAGAGGATCAGTTTAAAGTAGCCATTGTTCGTCCACCCATGGTTTATGGACCCGGATCAAAGGGGAACTTTCCAAAACTTGTCAAGCTAGCTAAAATCACTCCTATTTTCCCTGATTATGATAATAAAAGAAGTATGATTTATGTTGATAACTTAATGGCAGAATTACAGGCTATTGTAGATAAGAAATTATCAGGTTATTTTCATCCGCAGAATAGGGAGTATACTTGCACTAGTCAAATGGTTTATCGAATCAGTAAACTGACAAATCATCGAATATTGAAACCACAATTTATGAATCCTTTAATTACTAAAATGATCAAACAAGAAACTTTAAATAAAGTATTTGGGGATCTTTATTATGATGAGATGATGAATAATCGCACTCAAAATGTAAGCTTGGAGATATCGATCAAATTGTCATTACGGGACAAGGAGTAA
- a CDS encoding tyrosine-protein phosphatase codes for MIDLHCHILMGMDDGPKRIEDSLALARQAEDQGVTHIVCTPHHMNRSWINPRLQVVQAVDNFQSCLDQEGINITLFPGQELRLHGEILENIKKGEICFYDEFGKYLLIEFPTGGVPQYTDQVFYELGIYGIRPVIAHPERNKAIQKNPEILKDLVEKGALGQVTAASLNGKLGRQVKRLSLDLIEANLIHVVASDAHHPKRRPFDLAQAYGQVEKHFGKGVSQRFDQTARDLVNGDPIDIGGVSSVRKKKFLGLF; via the coding sequence GTGATTGATTTACACTGCCATATTCTAATGGGCATGGATGATGGCCCCAAGCGGATTGAAGATTCGCTGGCCTTGGCACGGCAAGCTGAAGACCAGGGGGTAACGCACATCGTCTGCACTCCCCATCACATGAATAGGTCCTGGATCAATCCCAGACTCCAGGTAGTTCAAGCAGTTGATAATTTTCAAAGTTGCTTAGACCAAGAGGGGATCAATATCACCCTCTTTCCTGGTCAAGAACTCCGCCTACATGGGGAAATCCTAGAAAACATTAAAAAGGGTGAGATTTGCTTCTACGATGAATTTGGCAAGTATCTTTTGATTGAGTTTCCTACTGGTGGGGTGCCTCAGTACACCGACCAGGTCTTCTATGAACTGGGAATTTATGGCATCCGGCCGGTAATCGCCCATCCGGAACGCAATAAGGCCATTCAAAAAAATCCCGAGATCCTAAAAGATTTGGTGGAAAAAGGAGCCTTAGGTCAAGTCACGGCAGCTTCTTTGAATGGCAAACTAGGCCGGCAAGTCAAGCGGCTATCTTTAGATTTAATTGAAGCTAATTTAATTCATGTGGTGGCATCAGATGCTCACCACCCTAAACGCCGTCCCTTTGACTTAGCCCAGGCATATGGTCAAGTGGAGAAGCACTTCGGTAAGGGAGTCAGCCAGCGCTTTGACCAGACTGCCCGTGACTTAGTTAATGGCGATCCTATTGATATTGGCGGGGTGAGTTCGGTGCGAAAGAAGAAGTTTTTGGGTTTGTTTTAA
- a CDS encoding glycosyltransferase family 4 protein — MVKKILIISQYFYPEDFRINDIAIELANRGYEVKVLTGIPNYPEGRFYEGYNYRSKRIEHYRGVEIIRIPLISRGKSSVRLALNYMSFIASGYHFVRTTNLKPDVIFTYEVSPMTQALIGPWLAKRLQVKSFLYVLDLWPENLEVAAGIRNPSIINAVKKMVTYIYRNTDVIMASSKSFVKSIQNDYDIDSNKVRYWPQYAEEIYYALDKPKDKYEWVKNNNKFTIGFAGNIGYAQGLQILPKVASELKKEEEQVLFVIVGDGRAKEDLLNSISKLGVEEYFQFIDRQPSNMISDILAEVDIAFLSFDQHPIYSKTIPAKLQTYMACGKPLLVSASGEVEEIVQESQSGLTCQAGEYKKLTLLIKEFINMDKKELKEMSINSRKYFEKYFSGKL; from the coding sequence ATGGTAAAAAAGATACTAATAATTAGTCAGTACTTTTATCCTGAAGATTTTAGAATTAATGATATTGCTATAGAGCTCGCTAACAGGGGATATGAAGTGAAGGTATTAACAGGGATTCCTAACTATCCCGAGGGGAGATTTTATGAAGGGTATAATTATCGATCGAAACGAATAGAGCATTACCGGGGGGTCGAAATCATAAGAATACCTTTAATTTCCCGTGGAAAATCCTCTGTAAGGCTAGCATTAAATTATATGTCCTTCATAGCATCAGGATATCACTTTGTTCGCACAACGAATCTTAAACCTGACGTAATTTTTACATACGAGGTCAGTCCTATGACTCAAGCACTTATCGGACCTTGGTTAGCTAAGCGATTACAGGTTAAATCTTTCTTATACGTATTAGACTTATGGCCTGAAAATTTAGAAGTGGCAGCAGGAATACGAAACCCTTCAATTATTAATGCTGTTAAAAAAATGGTGACTTATATTTATAGGAATACTGATGTAATCATGGCTTCATCAAAAAGCTTTGTAAAGTCTATTCAGAATGATTATGATATTGATTCAAATAAGGTTAGATATTGGCCTCAATACGCTGAAGAAATTTACTATGCCTTGGATAAACCTAAAGATAAGTATGAATGGGTTAAAAATAACAATAAATTTACCATAGGATTTGCAGGAAATATTGGCTATGCACAGGGACTTCAAATTCTACCAAAAGTAGCTAGTGAATTAAAAAAAGAAGAAGAACAAGTTCTTTTTGTCATAGTGGGAGATGGACGAGCTAAAGAAGATTTATTGAATAGTATTTCCAAGTTAGGTGTTGAAGAATATTTTCAATTTATAGATCGTCAACCTTCCAATATGATATCTGATATTTTAGCTGAGGTAGATATTGCCTTTCTAAGTTTCGATCAACATCCTATTTATAGCAAAACCATTCCAGCAAAACTGCAAACTTATATGGCTTGTGGTAAACCTCTATTAGTAAGTGCTAGTGGAGAGGTTGAAGAGATAGTTCAGGAAAGTCAGTCAGGGTTAACCTGTCAGGCAGGAGAGTATAAGAAACTCACCCTATTAATAAAAGAATTTATTAATATGGATAAAAAAGAATTAAAAGAGATGTCAATAAATTCACGCAAGTATTTTGAAAAATATTTTTCTGGTAAATTGTAA
- a CDS encoding sugar transferase, whose amino-acid sequence MDFILALISLIILSPLFLLIALWIKLDSKGPVFFKQKRIGKNRDFFYIYKFRSMLSETPADMPTHLLNNPVAFITKSGAFLRKTSLDELPQLINILKGEMAIIGPRPALWNQDDLADERDKYGANDVLPGLSGWAQINGRDELPIDVKARLDGQYVENMGPMMDIKCFFGTIVSVIRHEGVVEGGTGAIDKAKQELEEEDK is encoded by the coding sequence ATCGATTTTATATTAGCTCTCATCAGCCTAATCATACTTTCTCCTCTATTTTTATTAATAGCACTCTGGATAAAACTGGACTCAAAAGGCCCAGTTTTCTTTAAACAAAAGCGCATTGGTAAAAATAGAGATTTTTTTTATATTTACAAGTTTCGCTCTATGCTCTCGGAAACCCCAGCAGATATGCCAACTCACTTATTAAATAATCCAGTTGCCTTTATTACTAAGTCAGGAGCCTTCTTAAGAAAGACTAGTCTGGATGAACTGCCTCAGTTAATTAATATCCTAAAAGGAGAGATGGCCATTATTGGTCCTCGTCCCGCCCTCTGGAACCAAGATGATTTAGCAGATGAACGGGATAAATATGGGGCTAATGATGTTTTGCCCGGCTTAAGCGGTTGGGCGCAAATTAATGGTCGTGATGAACTCCCGATTGACGTCAAGGCCCGTCTCGATGGCCAATATGTTGAAAATATGGGACCAATGATGGATATAAAATGCTTCTTTGGGACTATTGTTAGTGTGATTCGTCATGAGGGAGTGGTTGAAGGTGGCACCGGAGCTATTGACAAAGCCAAGCAAGAGTTGGAGGAAGAAGATAAATGA
- a CDS encoding YveK family protein, translating into MEEEISLLDLWQIIKEHFYVIFISSLVGLLLAAAYAFILATPIYQSSTEILVNQSDNKSQTNTLNQDINASLQLINTYSDVIRNEVVLSPVIDQLNLQENPDQLREKISVESKNNSQVFSIIVKDPNPEQAATIANTTADIFQKAIRKMMNIDNVSIISKAQASQAPVSPRKALALLIGLVLGMGVGLVIAFIHELTDNTVKDVDFLTKEIGWNMLGRVSELSENDLKVTHQANELQQIYHPDQDRGQRQRERV; encoded by the coding sequence ATGGAAGAAGAAATTAGTTTATTAGATCTCTGGCAGATTATCAAAGAACACTTCTATGTAATTTTTATTAGTAGTTTGGTAGGACTGCTCCTAGCAGCGGCTTATGCCTTCATCTTAGCGACGCCTATCTATCAATCTTCTACCGAGATCTTAGTTAACCAAAGTGATAATAAGAGTCAAACCAATACCCTCAACCAGGACATTAACGCTTCCCTGCAATTAATTAATACTTATTCTGATGTTATTCGAAATGAAGTCGTTTTAAGTCCAGTGATTGACCAACTCAATCTACAAGAAAATCCCGACCAACTTCGGGAAAAAATTTCAGTGGAAAGTAAGAATAATTCCCAGGTCTTCTCCATTATTGTAAAGGATCCTAATCCCGAACAAGCGGCTACCATCGCTAACACCACGGCAGACATCTTCCAAAAGGCTATCCGTAAAATGATGAATATCGATAATGTCTCAATCATCTCTAAGGCTCAAGCCAGTCAGGCACCGGTTTCGCCACGTAAGGCTTTAGCTCTCTTAATTGGTCTAGTTCTAGGAATGGGCGTGGGTCTCGTGATTGCCTTCATTCATGAACTCACCGATAACACCGTCAAGGACGTGGACTTCTTGACTAAGGAAATTGGCTGGAACATGTTAGGCCGGGTCAGTGAATTGTCTGAAAATGACTTGAAAGTTACCCACCAGGCTAACGAATTACAACAAATTTACCACCCTGACCAAGACCGTGGTCAGCGGCAACGTGAACGTGTTTAA
- a CDS encoding CpsD/CapB family tyrosine-protein kinase, producing the protein MFGRKKKTEIKKPADRPGLVVVDNPTSAMAEQFRTIRTNIQFSMLDKELKTFNITSPGPSSGKSFLAANIAAAFASDDKRVLLLDADMRKPTVHKTFGVPNDRGLTNLLTDNRLEIHQVIKKSYVPNLFYLTCGAIPPNPSELLASKRMQGLMEQLRNIFEIIVLDCPPVLAATDAQVVSARVDGTVVVVPYGQCTKDEVKESQALLDKVNTNVLGVIMNRTERTEDYYYYYEEE; encoded by the coding sequence ATGTTTGGTAGAAAGAAAAAAACAGAAATCAAGAAGCCAGCCGACCGTCCCGGTTTGGTGGTGGTTGATAATCCCACTTCAGCCATGGCCGAACAATTCCGGACTATCCGGACCAATATCCAGTTCTCCATGCTAGATAAGGAATTAAAGACCTTCAATATCACTTCACCAGGTCCCTCATCAGGGAAATCCTTCTTAGCTGCTAATATTGCGGCTGCCTTTGCTAGTGATGATAAACGGGTTCTCTTATTGGACGCTGATATGCGTAAACCGACTGTCCATAAGACCTTTGGCGTTCCTAACGATAGAGGGCTAACCAATCTCTTGACCGATAACCGCCTAGAGATCCACCAAGTGATTAAGAAGTCTTACGTGCCTAACTTGTTCTACTTAACTTGTGGAGCGATTCCGCCTAATCCGTCCGAACTCCTAGCTTCGAAACGGATGCAAGGCTTAATGGAACAATTGCGTAATATCTTTGAAATCATTGTCTTGGACTGCCCACCAGTTCTGGCAGCCACTGATGCACAAGTGGTATCAGCTCGGGTAGACGGCACGGTAGTGGTGGTGCCTTATGGTCAATGTACTAAGGATGAAGTTAAAGAAAGCCAAGCCCTCTTAGACAAGGTCAACACCAATGTCCTAGGTGTGATCATGAACCGAACTGAAAGAACCGAAGATTACTATTACTACTACGAGGAAGAATAA